Proteins encoded together in one Ferroglobus placidus DSM 10642 window:
- a CDS encoding DUF333 domain-containing protein, whose protein sequence is MRKGVLILSLLILALSVACCEKPVAPGAGGSTPSTPVPAPGYQIPDSVPNPAAVYCTKLGYEYRVVTDKGQTGYCIFPDGDKCDAWAFFNGKCGQSYTYCEKNGGRITTTTEGCTFSQECAVCILQDGTKCYEWDHFRGKC, encoded by the coding sequence ATGAGGAAAGGAGTTCTGATACTCTCCCTACTCATACTGGCATTGTCCGTGGCCTGCTGCGAGAAACCGGTGGCACCGGGGGCGGGGGGCAGCACTCCATCCACTCCTGTCCCGGCTCCGGGCTACCAGATCCCTGACAGCGTTCCAAACCCTGCTGCGGTTTACTGCACAAAGCTTGGCTACGAGTACAGAGTTGTGACGGATAAAGGACAGACAGGATACTGTATATTCCCCGACGGCGATAAATGCGACGCATGGGCCTTCTTTAACGGGAAATGCGGTCAGAGTTACACCTACTGCGAGAAAAATGGGGGCAGGATAACGACCACGACTGAAGGCTGCACATTCTCACAGGAATGCGCAGTCTGCATTCTCCAGGACGGAACAAAATGCTACGAATGGGATCATTTCAGGGGGAAGTGCTAA
- a CDS encoding thermonuclease family protein, with the protein MKIGKSVLLLLFLLLAALLAGCAEQSPQTTSPTTTTAAVPAASTTQTDQPIIYGQKYLVKVLDVIDGDTMDVLFNGKKERVRFLGVDTPEKSASDNKPYEYDSITDLQCLANWGMKAKEFTGKLEGKYVYIEFDELAGLRGYYGRLLAYVYLQNGTDFTAELVKKGYARAYTEGEFKKEQEYVRYQEKAMAERLGLWSCMPAPTTTATPTPATTTTTPNCDPSYPDVCIPPPPPDLDCKDIPYRNFRVLPPDPHHFDGDGDGIGCES; encoded by the coding sequence ATGAAGATTGGAAAATCAGTTCTGCTTCTTCTCTTTTTGCTGCTTGCAGCATTACTTGCAGGATGTGCTGAGCAGAGTCCTCAGACCACATCTCCAACAACTACAACTGCAGCCGTACCTGCTGCTTCCACAACACAGACGGACCAGCCAATCATTTACGGCCAGAAATATCTGGTTAAGGTCCTTGATGTTATAGATGGTGACACGATGGATGTTCTATTCAACGGTAAGAAGGAGAGGGTCAGGTTTCTGGGAGTTGACACCCCTGAGAAATCTGCCAGCGACAACAAACCATACGAGTATGACAGCATCACGGATCTGCAGTGCCTTGCAAACTGGGGGATGAAGGCAAAGGAGTTCACGGGAAAGCTTGAGGGGAAGTACGTTTATATTGAGTTTGACGAGCTTGCAGGACTCAGAGGATACTACGGCAGGCTCCTTGCATACGTTTACCTTCAAAACGGGACTGATTTCACGGCGGAGCTCGTAAAGAAGGGATATGCGAGGGCCTACACAGAGGGGGAGTTTAAGAAGGAGCAGGAGTACGTGAGGTATCAGGAGAAGGCGATGGCGGAAAGATTGGGGCTGTGGAGCTGCATGCCCGCGCCCACAACCACAGCTACCCCTACCCCTGCCACTACTACCACAACACCAAACTGCGACCCCTCCTATCCGGATGTATGCATCCCTCCTCCCCCACCAGATCTGGACTGCAAGGACATACCCTACAGGAACTTCAGGGTTCTGCCACCGGATCCTCATCACTTTGATGGAGACGGGGATGGGATCGGGTGTGAGAGTTAA